A window from Triticum aestivum cultivar Chinese Spring chromosome 6D, IWGSC CS RefSeq v2.1, whole genome shotgun sequence encodes these proteins:
- the LOC123144340 gene encoding U1 small nuclear ribonucleoprotein 70 kDa isoform X2, protein MAVNEETSVYVGGLPYDADEDMLRSYFGPCGTIVSVKVINDQRIRGKCYGFVTYTQHRAAQRAILEMDGKQIGNRAVRVNEVRTRGNTRDFGRDGFRRDPVRDGRDVYWDRRDRERSYDRHRDRDPYHDRDSDRPRDHDRDRYDERGGFDHEMDYSMDRDHEGDERRARDLYRGDHDRPVEMRMDSDNDRDKENSKGYDSERDKDDKEQPPRKSRPKGRESRDISSSSDELQNDAKHQLDKAIQMHEDLENEVSQIRDKVTSKDHHIADLQKKSQKLEDELAAARKVSSERQLTVTKLYKSFLQLQDYNDRAKTAEEDLKALVDSAMAEVDMAEDATTKDGSGYENGMA, encoded by the exons aTGGCCGTCAACGAGGAAACATCCGTCTACGTCGGCGGCCTGCCCTACGACGCCGACGAGGATATGCTCCGCAGCTACTTTGGGCCCTGCGGCACCATCGTCTCCGTCAAG GTGATAAATGATCAGAGAATCAGGGGCAAGTGTTATGGGTTTGTTACTTACACTCAACATAGGGCTGCTCAGCGTGCTATCTTGGAGATGGATGGCAAG CAAATAGGTAATCGTGCTGTGAGAGTAAATGAAGTGCGTACAAGAGGCAACACCCGTGATTTTGGGCGTGATGGCTTCCGACGAGATCCTGTAAGAGATGGAAGGGATGTATACTGGGACCGAAGGGATAGGGAGAGGAGTTATGATCGCCACCGGGATAGAGATCCCTACCATGACAGGGATAGTGATAGACCTCGTGACCATGATAGAGACAGATATGATGAACGTGGGGGATTTGACCATGAAATGGACTATTCCATGGATCGAGATCATGAAGGAGATGAGAGGCGTGCTAGAGACCTTTATCGAGGAGACCATGATCGTCCAGTGGAGATGCGTATGGATTCCGATAACGACAGAGACAAGGAAAATTCAAAAGGCTATGATAGTGAAAGAGATAAAGACGACAAGGAACAGCCACCAAGGAAAAG CCGTCCAAAGGGTCGTGAGAGCAGAGATATATCAAGTTCCAGTGATGAGCTTCAGAATGAT GCAAAACATCAGCTGGACAAGGCCATTCAGATGCATGAGGACCTTGAAAACGAG GTTTCTCAGATTAGAGATAAAGTTACAAGCAAAGATCACCACATTGCAGATTTGCAAAAGAAATCTCAG AAACTAGAGGATGAATTGGCTGCTGCGCGGAAAGTTTCTTCAGAGCGACAATTGACTGTCACAAAG CTGTACAAAAGTTTTCTTCAACTTCAAGACTACAATGACAGGGCCAAGACCGCAGAAGAGGATCTCAAG GCTCTGGTTGATTCTGCGATGGCTGAGGTGGACATGGCTGAAGACGCTACAACCAAAGACGGCTCAGGGTATGAGAACGGCATGGCCTGA
- the LOC123144340 gene encoding uncharacterized protein DDB_G0284459 isoform X1, which yields MAVNEETSVYVGGLPYDADEDMLRSYFGPCGTIVSVKVINDQRIRGKCYGFVTYTQHRAAQRAILEMDGKQIGNRAVRVNEVRTRGNTRDFGRDGFRRDPVRDGRDVYWDRRDRERSYDRHRDRDPYHDRDSDRPRDHDRDRYDERGGFDHEMDYSMDRDHEGDERRARDLYRGDHDRPVEMRMDSDNDRDKENSKGYDSERDKDDKEQPPRKRFSRPKGRESRDISSSSDELQNDAKHQLDKAIQMHEDLENEVSQIRDKVTSKDHHIADLQKKSQKLEDELAAARKVSSERQLTVTKLYKSFLQLQDYNDRAKTAEEDLKALVDSAMAEVDMAEDATTKDGSGYENGMA from the exons aTGGCCGTCAACGAGGAAACATCCGTCTACGTCGGCGGCCTGCCCTACGACGCCGACGAGGATATGCTCCGCAGCTACTTTGGGCCCTGCGGCACCATCGTCTCCGTCAAG GTGATAAATGATCAGAGAATCAGGGGCAAGTGTTATGGGTTTGTTACTTACACTCAACATAGGGCTGCTCAGCGTGCTATCTTGGAGATGGATGGCAAG CAAATAGGTAATCGTGCTGTGAGAGTAAATGAAGTGCGTACAAGAGGCAACACCCGTGATTTTGGGCGTGATGGCTTCCGACGAGATCCTGTAAGAGATGGAAGGGATGTATACTGGGACCGAAGGGATAGGGAGAGGAGTTATGATCGCCACCGGGATAGAGATCCCTACCATGACAGGGATAGTGATAGACCTCGTGACCATGATAGAGACAGATATGATGAACGTGGGGGATTTGACCATGAAATGGACTATTCCATGGATCGAGATCATGAAGGAGATGAGAGGCGTGCTAGAGACCTTTATCGAGGAGACCATGATCGTCCAGTGGAGATGCGTATGGATTCCGATAACGACAGAGACAAGGAAAATTCAAAAGGCTATGATAGTGAAAGAGATAAAGACGACAAGGAACAGCCACCAAGGAAAAGGTTCAG CCGTCCAAAGGGTCGTGAGAGCAGAGATATATCAAGTTCCAGTGATGAGCTTCAGAATGAT GCAAAACATCAGCTGGACAAGGCCATTCAGATGCATGAGGACCTTGAAAACGAG GTTTCTCAGATTAGAGATAAAGTTACAAGCAAAGATCACCACATTGCAGATTTGCAAAAGAAATCTCAG AAACTAGAGGATGAATTGGCTGCTGCGCGGAAAGTTTCTTCAGAGCGACAATTGACTGTCACAAAG CTGTACAAAAGTTTTCTTCAACTTCAAGACTACAATGACAGGGCCAAGACCGCAGAAGAGGATCTCAAG GCTCTGGTTGATTCTGCGATGGCTGAGGTGGACATGGCTGAAGACGCTACAACCAAAGACGGCTCAGGGTATGAGAACGGCATGGCCTGA